Proteins encoded within one genomic window of Candidatus Binatia bacterium:
- a CDS encoding enoyl-CoA hydratase, whose protein sequence is MLNLQNVTVEREGDVAVISLNRPEKRNALSLQMMRELDGALAEVGREPETRVVILRGEGAAFSAGHDLRELVDRDVETYQTIFEACVALMARIVAIPQPVIAEVAKIATAAGCQLVAACDLAVASTEATFATPGVRIGLFCSTPMVALSRAIGRKRAMEMLLTGDPIDAPTALAWGLVNRVVALDRLHAEALALARKIAASSKTVVGIGKAAFYKQIDLDQDSAYDYTKDVMISNAQEPDAHEGITAFLERRRPEWR, encoded by the coding sequence ATGCTGAATCTGCAAAACGTAACGGTCGAGCGCGAGGGCGACGTCGCGGTGATCTCGCTGAATCGTCCCGAGAAGCGCAACGCGCTCTCGTTGCAGATGATGCGCGAGCTCGACGGCGCGCTGGCCGAGGTCGGGCGCGAGCCGGAGACCCGAGTCGTGATCCTACGCGGCGAGGGCGCGGCGTTTAGCGCCGGCCACGACCTGCGCGAGCTCGTCGACCGCGACGTCGAGACCTATCAAACCATCTTCGAGGCCTGCGTCGCGCTGATGGCACGGATCGTAGCGATTCCGCAGCCAGTGATTGCCGAGGTCGCCAAGATCGCGACGGCTGCGGGATGCCAGCTTGTCGCGGCGTGCGACCTGGCCGTCGCGTCCACCGAGGCGACCTTCGCCACGCCGGGCGTGCGCATCGGCCTCTTCTGCAGCACGCCGATGGTCGCGCTCTCGCGCGCCATCGGGCGCAAGCGCGCGATGGAGATGCTGCTCACCGGAGATCCGATCGACGCGCCGACCGCTCTGGCGTGGGGCTTGGTCAACCGCGTCGTCGCGCTGGACCGGCTGCATGCGGAAGCGCTCGCGCTCGCGCGCAAGATCGCGGCCTCGAGCAAGACCGTCGTCGGCATCGGCAAGGCCGCGTTCTACAAGCAGATCGATCTCGATCAAGACAGCGCCTACGACTATACGAAAGACGTCATGATCTCCAATGCGCAGGAGCCGGACGCGCACGAAGGCATCACCGCATTTCTCGAAAGGCGCCGGCCGGAGTGGCGTTGA
- a CDS encoding DUF5693 family protein, with amino-acid sequence MTFLTPRTRYAAIVLLVALIAALAVAVFRARVESHANRVELAMDFTDFDALARSYDYNPAAFLIGLRRAGLTSLALTEELGSNVGYDGKAYATTGAALLNQARISPISDPLLASLVRAHRLDRGAIYLLVTDASTYHRYRTQLALHFMPKSVRLLRATRPWLIEVHTQIDYFNAIALGIPTDQIELARRLGLLVVPRFQNDERFAFPQIDGLFRDVLRYDPKVSTVIFFGLANQVVGYPDHLADTADAFKRHAFNLGSIETYDPIQVQKGNDTLAKLIPGRTVRVQAIAKTELDKLKLDEVVARYVLGVRERNVRVVYLRPWGHQDGNLSIEATNVEMVKAIADQLKAAGFRLGRATPIPFYHGNNRALVGIAALAVPSIFVLLLEAFGWYRRRLAAAAYGLTILLYLAGVLSHHDAFARSVIALAGALLFATAALLSLVPAWNETPAQRTGAQIVRSLGWTLLATGVALLGALVVVGIMSFPLAMEEIERFRGVRLVLGLPPLIALALYLFDKRFGSGVERARDVFLSPVLAYQLLAGIVIVAAGALMLVRSGNDSDVSPSSFELALRHSLTAVLSVRPRFKEFLIGFPAIMLLPALLPRHRRAIGWLLALAIGVGVGDVIDTFSHLHTSLEVSILRVINGLVLGAIIGIVAIWVYRRFPSTAP; translated from the coding sequence GTGACCTTCCTTACGCCGCGAACGCGCTATGCCGCCATCGTCTTGCTCGTTGCCCTGATCGCCGCGCTGGCCGTGGCGGTCTTCCGCGCGCGTGTCGAGTCGCACGCCAACCGCGTCGAGCTGGCAATGGATTTCACGGATTTCGACGCGCTCGCGCGCTCGTACGACTACAACCCGGCCGCCTTCCTGATCGGCTTGCGTCGTGCCGGTCTGACGTCGCTCGCGCTGACGGAAGAGCTCGGGAGCAACGTCGGCTACGACGGCAAGGCGTACGCGACCACCGGCGCCGCGCTGCTCAATCAGGCGCGCATCAGCCCAATCTCGGATCCGCTGCTCGCTAGCCTCGTCCGCGCGCACCGGCTCGACCGTGGGGCGATCTATCTGCTGGTCACGGACGCGTCCACGTATCACCGCTATCGCACGCAGCTGGCGCTGCACTTCATGCCCAAGAGCGTGCGGCTCCTGCGCGCGACGCGCCCGTGGCTGATCGAGGTGCACACGCAGATCGATTACTTCAACGCCATCGCGCTGGGCATCCCGACCGATCAGATCGAGCTGGCGCGCCGGCTCGGGCTGCTGGTCGTTCCGCGCTTTCAGAACGACGAGCGCTTTGCGTTTCCGCAGATCGACGGCCTGTTCCGCGACGTGCTGCGTTACGATCCCAAGGTCTCGACCGTCATCTTCTTCGGCCTCGCCAACCAAGTCGTCGGCTATCCCGATCACCTTGCGGACACCGCCGATGCGTTCAAGCGGCACGCCTTCAACCTCGGCTCGATCGAGACGTACGACCCGATCCAAGTGCAGAAGGGCAACGACACGCTCGCCAAGCTGATCCCGGGGCGGACCGTGCGGGTGCAGGCGATCGCCAAGACCGAGCTCGACAAGCTCAAGCTCGACGAGGTCGTGGCGCGCTACGTCCTCGGCGTGCGCGAGCGTAACGTCCGCGTCGTCTACCTACGCCCGTGGGGGCATCAAGACGGTAATCTCTCGATCGAGGCGACCAACGTAGAGATGGTTAAAGCCATCGCCGACCAGCTCAAGGCCGCGGGCTTCCGCCTCGGGCGCGCGACGCCGATCCCCTTCTACCACGGGAACAATCGCGCGCTGGTCGGCATCGCGGCGCTCGCGGTACCGTCGATCTTCGTCCTGCTGCTCGAGGCGTTCGGCTGGTACCGGCGCCGCCTCGCCGCCGCCGCGTACGGCCTCACGATCCTGCTCTATCTCGCCGGCGTACTCTCGCATCACGACGCTTTCGCGCGCTCCGTCATCGCGCTCGCCGGCGCGCTGCTGTTCGCGACCGCGGCGCTGCTCTCTCTCGTTCCCGCCTGGAACGAGACTCCGGCCCAGCGTACCGGCGCGCAGATCGTGCGCAGTTTGGGGTGGACGCTGCTCGCGACCGGCGTCGCGCTCCTCGGCGCGCTGGTCGTCGTCGGCATCATGAGCTTCCCGCTCGCAATGGAGGAGATCGAGCGTTTTCGCGGCGTGCGGCTCGTGCTCGGCCTGCCGCCGCTCATCGCGCTCGCGCTCTACCTCTTCGACAAGCGCTTCGGCTCCGGCGTCGAGCGTGCACGCGACGTCTTCCTCTCGCCCGTGCTGGCGTACCAGCTGCTCGCGGGGATCGTCATCGTCGCGGCAGGGGCGCTCATGCTCGTCCGCAGCGGCAACGACAGCGACGTCTCGCCGTCGTCGTTCGAGCTGGCGCTGCGCCATTCGCTCACCGCGGTGCTCAGCGTGCGCCCGCGTTTCAAGGAGTTCCTCATCGGCTTTCCGGCGATCATGTTGCTGCCGGCGCTTCTGCCGCGGCACCGCCGCGCGATCGGCTGGCTCCTCGCGCTCGCGATCGGCGTCGGCGTCGGCGACGTGATCGACACGTTCTCGCACTTGCACACGTCGCTCGAGGTCTCGATCCTCCGAGTGATCAACGGACTCGTGCTCGGAGCGATCATCGGCATCGTCGCGATCTGGGTCTACCGGCGCTTTCCATCGACCGCACCCTGA
- the csaB gene encoding polysaccharide pyruvyl transferase CsaB, which yields MLLSGYYGFGNLGDEALLDVFVTQMRRRFPSSRVEVLSATPKTTSDAYRVEATPRWDWRAVRAAIARADVVLSGAGGLLQNGTSLRSLLYYAAILREAIRARRKTMVFAQSVGPLDFWGRLVVRHFCKGLDRATVRDERSRRLLHELVPRAPVELTADPVFLYDAQDDRSDLAAEGLGPESGAYAVISVRKASGFRDGAAVLTRAIDRLAQRHAIRSAFVPLGGAADAAASTDVIRACASSPVLLPDCTLAKAASIVRGASVVIGMRLHSLVLAARYGVPFLAMAYDPKVSALCKELEYPLQPLWTAGQPRLDDAAVDALVDRLVQERDALSAQLQRRREAVQTAAARNFDVLGELMGDA from the coding sequence GTGTTGCTGTCGGGCTATTACGGCTTCGGAAACCTCGGCGACGAGGCGCTGCTCGACGTATTCGTGACGCAGATGCGGCGCCGCTTTCCGTCCTCGCGGGTCGAGGTGCTGTCCGCCACGCCGAAGACGACGTCGGATGCGTATCGCGTCGAGGCGACGCCGCGCTGGGACTGGCGCGCCGTTCGTGCCGCGATCGCGCGCGCCGACGTCGTGCTTTCGGGCGCCGGGGGTCTCTTGCAAAACGGGACGAGCCTGCGCAGCCTGCTCTACTACGCCGCGATCCTGCGCGAGGCGATTCGCGCGCGCCGCAAGACGATGGTGTTCGCGCAATCAGTCGGACCGCTGGATTTCTGGGGGAGGCTGGTCGTGCGGCACTTCTGCAAAGGCCTCGACCGAGCGACGGTGCGCGACGAGCGCTCGCGCCGGCTGCTGCACGAGCTGGTCCCGCGCGCGCCTGTGGAGCTAACGGCTGATCCCGTCTTTCTGTACGACGCGCAGGACGATCGGAGCGACCTCGCGGCGGAAGGGCTCGGGCCCGAGAGCGGAGCCTACGCGGTGATCAGCGTGCGCAAGGCCTCGGGTTTCCGCGACGGCGCGGCGGTGTTGACGCGCGCGATCGACCGTCTCGCGCAGCGGCACGCGATTCGCAGCGCGTTCGTGCCGCTCGGCGGCGCCGCGGACGCCGCCGCCTCGACCGACGTCATCCGGGCGTGCGCCTCGAGCCCCGTGCTCTTGCCGGACTGCACGCTGGCCAAGGCGGCGTCGATCGTGCGCGGCGCGAGCGTCGTCATCGGAATGCGGCTGCACTCGCTCGTGCTCGCAGCTCGTTATGGCGTCCCGTTTCTGGCGATGGCGTACGATCCGAAGGTGTCCGCGCTCTGCAAAGAGCTCGAGTATCCGCTTCAGCCGCTGTGGACGGCCGGGCAGCCGCGGCTCGACGACGCCGCGGTCGACGCGCTGGTCGATCGGCTTGTCCAGGAGCGCGACGCGCTCTCCGCCCAGCTGCAGCGGCGGCGCGAAGCCGTGCAAACCGCCGCGGCGCGCAACTTCGACGTGCTCGGGGAACTGATGGGCGATGCCTGA
- the ileS gene encoding isoleucine--tRNA ligase: MPDTVDYRSTLNLPKTGFPMKADLPAREPQRVAWWREQRTYERRLERNAPNGPWILHDGPPYANGDLHMGHFLNMVLKDVFVKIALLDGKFAKFVPGWDMHGLPIEFETLKHLGIKDFHAIDPLELRAQCKQRALFWLDRQRDQRVRMGNFGFFDSPYRTIDPSFEATIVNALADLAERQQIYKGLRSTLWCVHDETALAEAEIEYEQRVSPSIYVRFTADEEQAKRIRDVMHVSGSSALPVSFLIWTTTPWTLPANAAIALRADATYVLYRVGGEAVIVAEALAERALGERYAEATPIGRARGEDLDDLAVRHPFMDRDSVVVLAGYVDLETGTGVVHTAPGHGADDFDTGMKYGLPILNPVDAAGSFTAEAGPYAGMHIFDANARIIEDLRASGALWSAGEYEHSYPHCWRCHNPVIFRATAQWFLAMDQNLLRQHAVDAIAAVEYTPEWGRTRQEQMIETHPEWCLSRQRTWGTPIPSLICAECGEAVLDPRVARIAAKRFGEVGADAWWSDPVERYLPSGLACPNCGGARFEKEKNIVDIWFESGVTHLAVLGRDGMPWPSDLVLEGGDQFRGWFRSSLITAVAIKGRAPYRRVMKNGWVNDEQGRPMSKSRGTGIDALDAMDRWGADVLRLWAASVEPIDDVRFGPNVVDQVGRVYRNVRNRLRFMLSNLDGLEASNAVAREAMEPLDRLACAVTDAFVARTKAAYDRCEIHDAYLQIVEFESSMSGLYFDALKDPLYSRAAGDPRRRSAQSALLYVLTRFLTVLAPVLSFTAEEAWQYLPAFVRDDALSVFDSAFGAHRHREGALDSDLALWQQLRALRSRVAAVASPHDFEAALRLTVTPGLYKRLVALGDSLREALVVSQLSLHQAERADGDGVLSFELVPAEGAKCARCWKYRELGIDREHPSICEDCARVVRELERDG; the protein is encoded by the coding sequence ATGCCTGATACCGTGGACTATCGCTCGACGCTAAATCTTCCGAAGACCGGCTTTCCGATGAAGGCGGATCTGCCCGCACGCGAGCCGCAGCGCGTCGCGTGGTGGCGGGAGCAGCGCACCTACGAGCGGCGCCTGGAGCGCAACGCCCCGAACGGGCCGTGGATCCTTCACGACGGTCCACCGTACGCCAACGGCGATCTGCACATGGGACACTTCCTCAACATGGTGCTCAAGGACGTGTTCGTGAAGATCGCGCTGCTGGACGGCAAGTTTGCCAAGTTCGTGCCCGGCTGGGATATGCACGGACTTCCCATCGAGTTCGAGACGCTCAAGCACCTCGGGATCAAGGACTTCCACGCCATCGATCCGCTGGAGTTGCGCGCGCAGTGCAAGCAACGCGCGCTGTTCTGGCTCGATCGCCAGCGCGATCAGCGCGTGCGCATGGGAAACTTCGGCTTCTTCGACAGCCCCTACCGCACGATCGATCCCTCGTTCGAGGCGACCATCGTCAACGCGCTCGCGGACTTGGCCGAACGGCAGCAGATTTACAAGGGCCTGCGTTCGACCCTCTGGTGCGTCCACGACGAGACCGCGCTCGCGGAGGCCGAGATCGAGTACGAGCAGCGCGTCTCCCCGTCGATCTACGTGCGCTTCACCGCGGACGAAGAACAGGCGAAACGTATCCGCGACGTCATGCACGTTTCTGGAAGTAGCGCTCTGCCCGTCTCGTTTCTCATCTGGACGACGACGCCGTGGACGCTGCCGGCGAACGCCGCGATCGCGCTGCGGGCCGACGCGACGTACGTGCTCTATCGCGTGGGCGGCGAGGCGGTCATCGTCGCGGAGGCGCTCGCCGAGCGCGCGCTGGGCGAGCGCTACGCGGAGGCGACGCCGATCGGGCGCGCGCGCGGCGAGGACCTCGACGATCTGGCCGTGCGCCATCCCTTCATGGATCGCGATTCGGTCGTCGTGCTCGCCGGCTACGTCGATCTCGAGACGGGAACCGGCGTCGTGCACACTGCGCCGGGCCACGGCGCCGACGACTTCGACACAGGGATGAAATACGGGCTTCCGATCCTCAACCCGGTCGACGCGGCGGGATCCTTTACCGCGGAGGCCGGTCCGTACGCCGGCATGCACATCTTCGACGCGAACGCACGAATCATCGAGGATCTGCGAGCGAGCGGCGCGCTCTGGAGCGCGGGCGAGTACGAGCATTCGTATCCGCACTGCTGGCGCTGTCACAACCCGGTGATCTTCCGCGCGACGGCGCAGTGGTTTCTGGCGATGGACCAAAACTTGCTGCGGCAGCACGCCGTCGACGCCATTGCGGCGGTCGAGTACACGCCGGAGTGGGGGCGCACGCGCCAGGAACAGATGATCGAGACGCATCCGGAGTGGTGCCTCTCGCGCCAGCGTACGTGGGGGACGCCGATCCCGTCGCTAATCTGCGCCGAGTGCGGCGAGGCCGTGCTGGACCCGCGCGTCGCCCGCATCGCGGCGAAGCGCTTCGGCGAGGTCGGCGCGGATGCGTGGTGGAGCGATCCGGTCGAGCGGTATCTGCCGAGCGGCTTGGCCTGCCCGAACTGCGGCGGTGCGCGCTTCGAGAAAGAGAAGAACATCGTCGACATCTGGTTCGAATCCGGCGTGACGCACCTCGCCGTTCTCGGGCGCGACGGCATGCCGTGGCCCAGCGACCTCGTCCTAGAAGGCGGCGATCAGTTTCGCGGCTGGTTCCGCAGCTCGCTGATCACGGCCGTCGCGATCAAGGGGCGCGCCCCGTACCGGCGCGTCATGAAGAACGGCTGGGTGAACGACGAGCAGGGGCGACCGATGTCGAAGTCGCGCGGCACCGGCATCGACGCGCTGGACGCGATGGACCGCTGGGGTGCAGACGTGCTGCGGCTCTGGGCCGCGTCGGTCGAACCGATCGATGACGTGCGCTTCGGTCCGAACGTCGTCGACCAGGTCGGGCGTGTCTACCGCAACGTCCGCAACCGCCTACGCTTCATGCTCTCCAATCTCGACGGCCTCGAGGCGAGCAACGCCGTCGCGCGCGAGGCGATGGAGCCGCTCGATCGCCTTGCCTGCGCCGTGACCGACGCGTTCGTCGCGCGCACCAAGGCCGCGTACGACCGCTGCGAGATCCATGACGCCTATTTGCAGATCGTTGAGTTCGAGAGCTCGATGTCGGGACTCTATTTCGACGCGCTCAAGGATCCGCTGTACTCGCGTGCCGCGGGCGATCCACGGCGGCGCAGCGCGCAGTCCGCGCTGCTCTACGTGCTAACCCGATTCCTCACCGTGCTCGCTCCGGTGCTGTCGTTCACCGCCGAGGAGGCGTGGCAGTACCTGCCGGCGTTCGTGCGCGATGACGCCCTGAGCGTATTTGACAGCGCGTTCGGCGCCCACCGGCATCGCGAAGGCGCGCTCGACAGCGACCTCGCGCTTTGGCAACAGTTGCGAGCGCTGCGCAGCCGCGTCGCGGCCGTGGCGAGCCCACACGACTTCGAGGCCGCGCTGCGACTGACCGTGACCCCCGGCCTCTACAAGCGCCTAGTTGCGCTGGGCGACAGCCTGCGCGAGGCGCTGGTCGTGTCGCAACTCTCGCTGCACCAGGCCGAGCGCGCCGACGGCGACGGCGTGCTCTCATTCGAGCTGGTTCCGGCTGAGGGCGCGAAGTGCGCGCGCTGCTGGAAGTACCGCGAGCTTGGAATCGACCGAGAACATCCGTCGATCTGCGAGGATTGCGCGCGCGTCGTGCGGGAGCTGGAGCGCGACGGCTAG
- the tgt gene encoding tRNA guanosine(34) transglycosylase Tgt, translating into MFELIARDGQARRGRLRLAHAVVDTPCFMPVGTAATVKGLTPAELREAHTQIVLANTYHLWLRPGREAIEAAGGLHRFMAWDGPILTDSGGFQVFSLEGRRKLDDDGVTFASHLDGSEHRFTPEGVVEFQEAIGSDVAMVLDVCVKLPASREALAESVRLTSAWARRSRSAWGSPETQCFAIVQGGLDAELREQSARELVELDFPGYAIGGLSVGETREDMYATARSTAALLPAEKPRYLMGVGTVRDLVAAIDCGNDLFDCVYPTRCGRNGRAMTRGGELNVFNAAFTRDFSPIDPGCDCSTCANFTRAYLAHLFRAKEMLGPRLLSYHNVHLVNALMREARDAIAAGDWARFRA; encoded by the coding sequence ATGTTTGAACTGATCGCGCGGGATGGTCAGGCGCGGCGAGGACGGCTGCGGCTGGCGCATGCCGTCGTAGACACGCCCTGCTTCATGCCGGTCGGCACCGCGGCCACGGTAAAGGGATTGACGCCCGCCGAGCTGCGCGAGGCCCACACGCAGATCGTGCTCGCCAATACGTATCATCTCTGGCTGCGGCCGGGTCGCGAGGCGATCGAGGCCGCCGGAGGCCTGCACCGCTTCATGGCGTGGGACGGTCCGATCCTCACCGACTCGGGGGGCTTTCAGGTGTTCAGCCTCGAGGGACGGCGCAAGCTCGACGATGACGGCGTGACGTTCGCCTCGCATCTCGACGGCAGCGAGCACCGCTTCACGCCCGAGGGCGTCGTCGAATTCCAAGAGGCGATCGGGAGCGACGTCGCGATGGTACTCGACGTGTGCGTCAAGCTGCCCGCGTCCCGCGAGGCGCTGGCCGAATCGGTCCGCCTGACGAGCGCCTGGGCGCGGCGCTCGCGTTCGGCCTGGGGTTCGCCTGAAACGCAGTGCTTCGCGATCGTGCAGGGAGGCCTCGACGCCGAACTGCGGGAGCAGAGCGCGCGCGAGCTCGTCGAGCTCGACTTTCCCGGCTACGCCATCGGAGGACTATCGGTCGGCGAGACGCGCGAGGATATGTACGCGACCGCTCGCTCCACGGCGGCGCTCTTGCCCGCGGAAAAGCCGCGGTATCTGATGGGCGTCGGCACGGTGCGCGACCTCGTCGCAGCGATCGACTGCGGCAACGATCTGTTCGACTGCGTCTATCCGACCCGCTGCGGCCGCAACGGCCGCGCGATGACTCGCGGCGGTGAGCTCAACGTCTTCAACGCCGCCTTCACCCGCGATTTCTCGCCCATCGACCCAGGATGCGACTGCTCGACGTGCGCGAACTTCACGCGGGCGTACCTGGCGCACCTATTTCGGGCGAAAGAAATGCTCGGACCGCGGCTGCTCTCATACCACAACGTGCATCTCGTCAACGCGCTCATGCGCGAGGCGCGCGACGCGATCGCGGCCGGTGATTGGGCGCGCTTCCGCGCCTAG
- a CDS encoding RluA family pseudouridine synthase → MLHVVTADQAGKRTDVVIASLSGASRTLVARSARRGEILVNGAPAKPSRPLEAGDVVEFEVPQARELIATPEAIPLDLVYEDADILIVDKPAGMVTHPAIGAVDGTLVNALLAHVESELPGDALRPGLIHRLDRDTSGLLVVAKTAHSLAALRAAMKRRQVVREYLGIVRGVPEHARGMIEGAIGRDPRNRLRFAITSEGKPAITHYEVRAAFAKHAELIFRLETGRTHQIRVHMAASGHPILNDPVYGRREDRFELPGQALHAWRVAFAHPRTGQPMQFEVAPPPAYELARALVSV, encoded by the coding sequence TTGTTGCACGTCGTCACCGCTGATCAAGCCGGAAAGCGCACCGACGTCGTCATCGCCTCGCTCTCCGGCGCCTCGCGGACGCTCGTGGCGCGCAGCGCGCGCCGCGGCGAGATCCTGGTCAACGGGGCGCCGGCCAAGCCGAGCCGTCCGTTAGAGGCCGGCGACGTCGTCGAGTTCGAGGTGCCGCAGGCTCGCGAGCTGATCGCGACGCCGGAGGCGATTCCACTCGATCTCGTGTACGAAGACGCCGACATTCTCATCGTCGACAAGCCCGCGGGCATGGTCACGCATCCGGCCATCGGCGCGGTTGACGGCACGCTCGTCAACGCGCTGCTCGCGCACGTCGAGAGCGAGCTGCCCGGCGACGCGCTGCGCCCCGGGCTAATTCATCGCCTGGATCGCGACACGTCGGGCCTGCTGGTCGTCGCGAAGACCGCGCACAGTCTCGCGGCGTTGCGCGCGGCCATGAAGCGGCGCCAAGTAGTGCGCGAGTATCTCGGCATCGTTCGCGGCGTCCCGGAGCACGCGCGCGGCATGATCGAAGGAGCGATCGGGCGCGATCCACGCAATCGCCTGAGATTCGCGATCACGTCCGAGGGCAAACCCGCGATCACGCACTACGAGGTGCGCGCGGCGTTTGCCAAACACGCAGAGCTGATCTTTCGTCTCGAGACGGGCCGGACGCATCAGATACGCGTGCACATGGCGGCGAGCGGACATCCGATCCTCAACGATCCGGTCTACGGACGCAGAGAGGACCGCTTCGAGCTCCCGGGGCAGGCGCTGCACGCATGGCGCGTGGCCTTCGCGCACCCGCGCACGGGTCAGCCGATGCAGTTCGAGGTTGCACCTCCACCTGCATACGAACTCGCTCGCGCACTCGTGTCGGTGTAA
- the lspA gene encoding signal peptidase II, with the protein MSRNQTSSVINTFVIAGVAIVVLWADQLSKRWIATHCVPDFPACRTVIPNFLRWTYERNIHGAFGLFGNNAVILIGMAIVVLVLFWFSFRDAAARSRTVRVAFGMIVGGAIGNIVDRLHFGYVIDFIDFYRIWPNIFNLGDSCITVGVGLLLLSSLVARRHR; encoded by the coding sequence TTGTCCCGCAACCAAACCTCTAGCGTAATCAACACCTTCGTCATCGCGGGCGTCGCGATCGTCGTGCTGTGGGCCGACCAGCTTTCCAAGCGCTGGATCGCAACGCACTGCGTCCCGGACTTTCCGGCGTGCCGCACGGTCATTCCGAATTTCTTGCGGTGGACGTACGAACGCAACATCCACGGCGCGTTCGGCCTGTTCGGAAACAACGCCGTGATCCTGATCGGCATGGCCATCGTCGTGCTCGTGCTGTTCTGGTTCAGCTTTCGCGACGCGGCCGCACGGTCGCGGACGGTGCGCGTCGCGTTCGGCATGATCGTCGGGGGCGCGATCGGCAACATCGTCGATCGGCTGCACTTCGGCTACGTCATCGACTTCATCGACTTCTATCGCATTTGGCCGAACATCTTCAACCTCGGCGACTCGTGCATCACGGTCGGTGTGGGTTTGCTGCTGCTTTCCAGCCTTGTTGCACGTCGTCACCGCTGA
- a CDS encoding cytochrome c biogenesis protein CcdA → MSATTHITAGIAFLAGLVSFVSPCVLPLVPAYLSLLTGESLEDLKARPTAPARTQTMLHAIAFVLGFSVIFVALGLSASAIGGALDQNRVLIAQIGGVVVVILGLHMMGMLRIPLLMRDARVHVVRGRATLWTSGLVGMAFAAGWSPCIGPILAGILAIASQQHSGQAGLLLSFYCLGLALPFLATAGAIGVVLPWLNRIKRSLAAIEFAAGAFLIVVGLVLVNNAFLNVAGWFYQFVPQPNL, encoded by the coding sequence ATGAGCGCGACGACACACATTACCGCCGGCATCGCCTTCCTAGCGGGCCTCGTTTCCTTCGTGTCGCCGTGCGTCCTCCCGCTCGTGCCGGCCTACCTCTCCCTGCTTACCGGTGAGAGCCTGGAGGATCTGAAGGCGCGGCCGACGGCGCCGGCGCGCACGCAGACGATGCTGCACGCGATCGCGTTCGTGCTCGGCTTCAGCGTGATTTTTGTCGCACTTGGGCTGAGCGCCAGTGCGATCGGAGGCGCGCTCGACCAGAATCGCGTCCTGATCGCGCAGATCGGCGGCGTAGTCGTGGTCATCCTCGGACTCCACATGATGGGCATGCTGCGCATCCCGCTGCTCATGCGTGACGCCCGCGTGCACGTCGTACGCGGCCGCGCAACCCTCTGGACGTCGGGGCTCGTCGGCATGGCCTTCGCTGCCGGATGGTCGCCGTGCATCGGGCCGATCCTCGCCGGCATCTTGGCAATTGCGTCGCAGCAGCACAGCGGTCAGGCGGGGCTGCTGCTCTCCTTCTACTGCCTCGGGCTCGCGCTGCCGTTTCTGGCGACGGCCGGTGCGATCGGCGTCGTGCTGCCCTGGCTCAACCGGATCAAACGCTCCCTCGCCGCGATCGAGTTCGCCGCCGGCGCGTTCTTGATCGTCGTCGGCCTCGTTCTCGTCAACAATGCATTCCTCAACGTCGCAGGATGGTTTTATCAGTTTGTCCCGCAACCAAACCTCTAG
- the lgt gene encoding prolipoprotein diacylglyceryl transferase, producing MCVVALIGYVRLGMQHWFTYPNIDPVAIHLGPLKVHWYGIAYLVAFVCVYLWMSRPAGRLRLGLTRDQIQDFLFYALIGVLVGGRTFFVINDIISMHDASYYFSNPINFIAVWNGGMAFHGGLIGVVVAMWLFVRKHPGLKYVVVGDEVVMMLPVGIALVRIVNFINDELWGDVCVPDHPWCMIFPTAPLVNGAQAYRYPSQLMEGILDILTLPILLLVYRLKPKDGVVAWTWFTLYGITRSIAEMWRQTAFSWMGLTGGQLYALPMILLGVIGIVYCATRGTRTDVRVAARPSPG from the coding sequence ATGTGTGTCGTCGCGCTCATCGGTTACGTCAGGTTAGGAATGCAGCACTGGTTCACCTATCCAAACATCGATCCCGTCGCGATTCATCTCGGGCCGCTGAAAGTCCATTGGTACGGCATCGCCTATCTGGTGGCTTTCGTCTGCGTCTATCTCTGGATGAGCCGCCCTGCCGGGCGGCTGCGGCTGGGCCTGACACGGGACCAGATCCAGGACTTCCTGTTCTACGCGCTGATCGGCGTGCTGGTCGGGGGCCGGACCTTCTTCGTGATCAACGACATCATCAGCATGCACGACGCGTCGTACTACTTCTCCAATCCGATCAACTTCATCGCGGTCTGGAACGGAGGCATGGCTTTCCACGGTGGGCTAATCGGCGTGGTCGTGGCGATGTGGCTCTTCGTCCGCAAACACCCCGGGCTGAAGTACGTGGTGGTCGGCGACGAGGTGGTGATGATGCTGCCCGTCGGCATCGCGCTGGTTCGGATCGTCAATTTCATCAACGACGAGTTGTGGGGCGACGTCTGCGTGCCGGACCATCCCTGGTGCATGATCTTTCCCACAGCACCGCTGGTCAACGGCGCGCAGGCCTATCGCTATCCGTCGCAGCTCATGGAAGGGATACTCGACATTCTGACGCTGCCGATACTGCTACTCGTCTATCGCCTCAAACCGAAAGACGGCGTCGTCGCGTGGACCTGGTTCACGCTCTACGGGATCACGCGCTCGATTGCCGAGATGTGGCGACAGACGGCGTTTAGCTGGATGGGCCTCACCGGCGGTCAGCTCTACGCGCTGCCGATGATCCTGCTCGGCGTGATCGGCATCGTCTATTGCGCGACGCGCGGCACGCGCACCGACGTGCGGGTGGCGGCTCGCCCGTCTCCCGGATGA